One Aphelocoma coerulescens isolate FSJ_1873_10779 chromosome 5, UR_Acoe_1.0, whole genome shotgun sequence DNA segment encodes these proteins:
- the FAM98B gene encoding protein FAM98B, protein MRELPPGPGMESDILDALEALGYTGALLEEEALNKAAENGLSSPEFFELCVWLGSQIKSLCNMEESITATDGVKDIESFQLEISGFLREMACPYSSLISGDIKDRLREKEDCLKLLLFLSTELQALKILHSKKSKGSHLEKHNEIIQEVQAICDALGLPNSPSSGIPPLLTSVEQKIKDILSKVKNNHVGKSLLTKPLNSDQVERLEKINDALCSEYECRRRMLMKRLDVTVQSFGWSDRAKVKTDEIARIYQPKRYALSPKSTITLAHLLAAREDLSKIIRTSSGSTREKTACAINKVLMGRVPDRGGRPTEIEPPPPEMPPWQKRQEGGGRGGWGGGGGGGRGNWGGGGGRGGGGGGFRGGGRGGGGFQGGGGFQGGGGFQGGGGFQGGRGGGYGGRGGYGDPYGGRGGGGYRRY, encoded by the exons ATGAGGGAGCTGCCGCCGGGCCCGGGGATGGAGAGCGACATCTTGGACGCGCTGGAGGCCttggg GTACACGGGTGCCCTGTTGGAGGAGGAAGCCCTgaataaagcagcagaaaatggatTGTCTTCACCGGAATTTTTTGAGCTTTGTGTTTGGTTAGGTTCCCAGATAAAATCACTTTGTAATATGGAAGAAAGCATCACTGCAACAGATG GTGTGAAAGATATAGAGAGCTTCCAGCTTGAAATTAGTGGCTTTCTGAGAGAAATGGCTTGTCCATATTCATCATTGATATCTGGAGACATCAAAGATAGattaagagagaaagaagattGTCTTAAACTCCTAT TATTTCTAAGTACAGAACTTCAGGCTTTAAAGATACTGCACAGCAAGAAAAGTAAGGGCTCTCATTTGGAAAAGCACAATGAAATTATTCAGGAAGTGCAAGCTATTTGCGATGCACTGGGTCTGCCAAACTCCCCATCTTCTGGTATTCCTCCCTTGTTAACCAGCGTGGAACAAAAG ataaagGACATTCTctcaaaagttaaaaataaccaTGTGGGGAAATCACTGCTAACAAAACCTCTGAACTCTGACCAAGTG GAAAGATTGGAAAAAATCAATGATGCTCTTTGCAGTGAGTACGAGTGCCGACGGCGGATGTTAATGAAGAGGCTCGATGTGACTGTACAGTCTTTTGGCTGGTCTGATAGAGCAAAG GTAAAAACAGATGAAATAGCACGGATCTATCAGCCCAAGCGCTATGCGTTGTCTCCAAAGTCGACCATTACATTAGCTCACCTTCTTGCTGCTCGCGAGGATTTGTCCAAGATCATAAGAACAAGTAGTGGATCAACACGGGAGAAAACCGCCTGTGCTATCAACAAG GTTCTGATGGGGAGAGTCCCTGACCGTGGAGGCAGACCAACAGAGATTGAACCACCTCCTCCCGAAATGCCTCCATGGCAAAAACGACAGGAAGGTGGTGGAAGAGGtggctggggaggtggtggtggtggtggaagGGGTAACtgggggggtggagggggtagaggaggaggaggtggaggtttCAGAGGTGGTGGAAGAGGTGGGGGTGGCTTCCAGGGTGGGGGTGGCTTCCAGGGTGGGGGTGGCTTCCAGGGTGGAGGTGGCTTCCAAGGTGGCAGGGGAGGAGGTTATGGTGGCAGGGGAGGCTATGGTGATCCATATGGtggaagaggagggggaggatACCGAAGATACTAA